One part of the Pecten maximus chromosome 9, xPecMax1.1, whole genome shotgun sequence genome encodes these proteins:
- the LOC117335068 gene encoding microtubule-associated protein RP/EB family member 3-like translates to MALNVYDTGNKAENVSRKELLTWVNIRLEGTYDRIEDMCTGAAYCQFMDILYPGVVNLKRVLFSTNLEHEFIRNFKLLQTAFTDLGINKDIPVARLVKGKFQDNYEFLVWFKKFFDANDDNRIYNASEARFGFSLGSKTSRPRTNISLRETNSRSRSQRSMQSEYSQNSNLSDDNLTSRVVSHFESPNRKSSLVNSETNSVPASAYMVNVHSKARQSHVTTASSGSISLPITADSTRPNSLIKPPSTVISDRLSRVDISMNESSKIRRESHSSREQKRRTEMEELVMIGLRLEELYMSVRAMEKERDFYYEKLLNVETWCSQQENSAPLEALEAILYSEDEFELSKERLNSVVADDVQDGQ, encoded by the coding sequence ATGGCACTGAACGTGTACGACACCGGAAATAAAGCAGAAAATGTAAGCAGAAAAGAGTTGTTGACATGGGTAAATATCAGACTCGAGGGAACATATGACAGGATTGAGGACATGTGTACTGGAGCAGCGTACTGTCAGTTTATGGACATTCTGTACCCCGGAGTTGTTAACCTCAAGCGGGTACTTTTCTCCACCAACCTAGAACACGAATTTATTCGGAACTTCAAGCTACTCCAAACTGCTTTTACGGACCTCGGTATAAACAAAGACATACCAGTAGCGCGTCTTGTGAAGGGTAAATTTCAGGACAATTATGAGTTTCTTGTATGGTTCAAAAAGTTTTTCGATGCAAATGACGATAATCGGATATACAACGCATCTGAGGCCCGGTTCGGCTTTTCACTTGGCTCCAAGACCAGCCGTCCTCGCACAAACATATCTTTAAGGGAGACGAATTCAAGAAGCCGAAGTCAGAGGAGCATGCAGTCAGAATACAGTCAGAACAGTAATCTGTCGGACGATAACCTGACATCACGAGTCGTCTCACACTTCGAAAGTCCTAACAGAAAGTCTAGCCTTGTAAATTCCGAGACCAACAGTGTTCCGGCATCTGCGTATATGGTGAATGTCCATAGTAAAGCTAGACAAAGTCACGTTACTACAGCTTCCTCTGGTAGCATTAGCCTTCCCATCACAGCTGACAGTACACGACCAAACTCGCTCATCAAACCGCCTAGTACAGTAATCAGTGACAGGTTATCTCGAGTTGATATCTCAATGAACGAGAGCTCAAAAATTCGGCGCGAGTCGCATTCCTCGAGGGAGCAGAAACGAAGAACGGAGATGGAGGAACTTGTGATGATTGGTCTCCGACTGGAAGAGTTATACATGTCAGTCAGGGCTATGGAGAAAGAGAGAGATTTTTACTACGAAAAACTTTTGAATGTTGAAACGTGGTGTTCACAGCAGGAGAATAGTGCACCTTTGGAAGCTTTAGAGGCCATCCTATACTCAGAGGATGAGTTTGAGCTCTCCAAGGAGCGATTGAACTCTGTGGTAGCAGATGATGTGCAAGATGGGCAATAA
- the LOC117335067 gene encoding uncharacterized protein LOC117335067, producing MNNPPGYTNATVLAPTFNRTQVNANQTGVMYQESATQGTQGHTYNYVPNHIYQDGPYQGAQGHGSYQRFGVPVPPQPVYPQYNGLSGGHNTVSLRERETEQNSNNNANKIPGQPISLSTSYSSAPQPSTSQLSNSPQKPKAQQGNKDIKSASNLVTTDKSSNTKGQNSNSGPSMQKGKEIEVADGNLTLELPAAGSTEEKPPDGGSVAWRIVLACTILNACSTTCLTILLFSAESMKDDIGEDETESITTACKEIRLLAAPVVAIAIVRLDYRKVSCIGSIMVIIGFLVSGFLPSDLTGVIGLFLGGVAGLGLACWYLCAIIPILEYFQSRRLIALMLSNVGSFASVIIILVVYVEMFKVGNQMKWMDTLQYMAIPGAVGLAVSYFLRPLQLKMNDKTGQSFVEVMLGVLDLRLFKELTLYLVMLVYFFDQFGRGIPNSYITVMMTDKEFTILGDTHTALPGPCWHDDRLHIHYLLEAKRTYRSSLIMGTCGPVCRLYDVTASCFRQIWMGRRLLYHIWNHPSNRFITT from the exons AATGCTACTGTTCTGGCACCTACCTTCAATCGAACCCAAGTTAACGCCAACCAGACGGGCGTGATGTACCAGGAAAGTGCGACCCAGGGCACACAGGGCCATACTTATAATTATGTACCAAACCATATATACCAGGATGGACCGTACCAAGGGGCACAGGGCCATGGTTCCTACCAACGTTTTGGAGTCCCAGTCCCGCCTCAACCTGTTTACCCGCAATATAATGGCTTATCCGGAGGTCACAACACAGTAAGCCTACGGGAACGTGAAACAGAACAAAACTCCAACAATAACGCTAATAAAATCCCTGGTCAGCCTATCTCATTATCGACGAGTTACTCATCGGCACCACAGCCTTCTACATCACAGTTATCGAATTCACCCCAAAAACCAAAGGCACAGCaaggaaataaagatatcaaatCGGCCTCAAACCTCGTAACAACTGATAAATCTTCCAACACCAAAGGACAGAACAGCAATTCTGGACCATCTATGCAG AAAGGCAAGGAAATAGAGGTCGCGGATGGTAACCTCACGCTTGAATTGCCAGCGGCTGGTTCAACAGAAGAAAAACCGCCAGATGGCGGTTCTGTTGCATGGAGAATTGTTCTTGCTTGCACAATTCTAAACGCATGTAGCACTACGTGTTTGACGATACTTTTGTTTAGTGCTGAAAGTATGAAGGACGATATTGGTGAGGACGAAACTGAGAGCATCACTACAGCGTGTAAAGAAATCCGACTATTGGCAG CACCTGTTGTGGCCATTGCTATAGTGAGACTTGATTACCGGAAGGTATCCTGCATCGGTTCCATAATGGTGATAATTGGGTTCCTCGTTTCTGGTTTCCTGCCCTCAGATTTGACTGGTGTAATTGGTTTATTTCTTGGTGGAGTCGCAG GGCTTGGTCTGGCCTGCTGGTACCTATGTGCCATCATACCAATACTGGAGTACTTTCAAAGTCGACGACTCATCGCTCTGATGTTGTCGAATGTGGGCTCTTTTGCCTCAGTGATCATCATTCTCGTCGTGTATGTAGAGATGTTCAAGGTTGGCAACCAGATGAAATGGATGGACACTTTGCAGTACATGGCGATACCCGGAGCTGTGGGACTAGCCGTTTCCTACTTCCTCCGGCCTTTGCAGTTAAAGATGAATGATAAAACTGGGCAGAGCTTTGTTGAAGTAATGCTAGGCGTTTTAGACTTAAGATTGTTCAAAGAATTGACGCTGTATTTAGTCATGTTGGTGTACTTCTTCGACCAGTTTG GTCGAGGCATACCAAATTCCTACATCACAGTGATGATGACCGATAAGGAGTTTACGATCTTGGGAGACACTCATACAGCTCTTCCTGGTCCCTGTTGGCATGATGATAggttacatatacattatctCCTGGAAGCAAAAAGGACTTATCGCAGTTCTCTCATTATGGGGACCTGTGGACCTGTTTGTAGGCTATATGACGTTACAGCTTCCTGCTTTCGACAAATTTGGATGGGTCGCCGCCTACTCTATCATATTTGGAATCACCCAAG CAATCGCTTCATCACTACTTAA